The window ATAATTACCATATTGATCTTGTGCCAACATGCTTACAGATCCCAGGATTTCCTCCATCACTTTACTTTGAGTTTCAGGATCGCTACAGTGTTCCAATACTCTCTGAAAGATGGAGGAATATTAGTAATTTATCAAACTAAAATTACTACAACAAATGGATAAGACACATCACTCATCTCTACCTGTATTACTCGACATCCATATGGATGGGTAGAGAGAGTAATAACTTGTCCAAAAAATGTTGAGATGATAAATTGAATGTGATCTTCTGGTACACATTCAATACATTTCTGAATGACATGATTCCCATTCTGATCTCGTACACAGCGCATGATATGACCATCAAGCTCCTCAACCATTTTAATCTTCTGGTCCACATCAACTACTTCTATTGCCTGCATAGTAAATCATACCACAATTTTCAGCTCAACATAACTCAGTTATTGAGAAGAGGCTGGTAATCAGCCCAAAGAGCCCACTCGTTAATGCTATATTTaaagcttgtttggatggttgttacagaTCGTTTCATAATGTATTCGTATTGTACTGTATTGTTTCGATGAATACAACATTTGGATAGATAGTGCTGTTTCCTGTCATTACAATACCACACACCATAATCTGAAGAATAAACTTACAATATTATAACAAAAAAGTAGGGCACGGGGTAAAATTACTATAAGAAAAGGTCGggtaaaggataaaataggattattaaataataagcaaaaggaaaaatgaaaagaaaaaaaggtaaCAACACAACCACACCAAATCGGTCGTTACATACAAGGGGACTTTTCGTCATTACGTAACAATGGATTTAACGATACAATACAATAaatttaagtaacaatcaaaacaaataaTGTTTGTGAACTAACAATATGATACAATACAATACGTAACAACCATCCCAAACAAGCTTTCAGTGTATCAGAATAAGAACCAAAACAAAAGATTAACAATAGCAGATAACATTCGAACATTTATGGACATTTGTTGATTCACTTTGGTATACCTTCTGTATCACGCGACAACCATACATTTGAAGGCTCAGTGTTAGTACATGTCCAAACAGTATGCCAGCTAATTCTCTCCTCTGATGTGCCATTCCATGTTCAAAAAACTGCAAGAGAAATATGTACATTATAATCCATCAAAAGGGCAACAAGACAGACCTGAAGATCATGGGCCTCAACATCAATATATACTCCATAGAAGAGagaatgacaaaaatggtcccttatatttGATTGTAGGTTCAAAACagtattctcttttcttttttcttttttttctttttttgataaagATTGTAGGTTCAAAACAGTCATTTAAGCATGCACTTAACAGTTtcggtcctttaagtttgccaaagtTAACACTTTGTCTCCGTAAAATATTTACCTAACTCTGTCCGCTAGATTTGACCGAAACAATGGAAAAAAATATTATACATAAACACCAAGAAAGTCCCATCAAATCCTACAATATGCAACACAAAAACTACACTAGACACCTCAAAAGTTGCTCCAGACCCTACATAAATTAAAAATAGCAAGAAACTGCAAAATTATACCGCTAAAGATGAGTTCCCACTAATTTTTTTTCCATAGTTCCCATCATATCGATCAGACAGTGTTCAGTAAATACTTGACGAAGAATAGAAGTGTTAAGTTTTAACAAACTTAAAGGTCCACAACTGTTAAGTGCGCACTTACAGACTATATCTTtaacctaccctcaaacataagggaccatttttgtcattttctcctcCATAGAACAACCAAAGTTAGACATACCTTCTGGATTACATAATTCCCGAAGACATCAGTCATCAATGTAAGGGCTTGGGGAAAAATTTCCTGGAAAACCATGTTTTTCTCCTCATTGGTGGCAGTTTCAAGTTTTTGTTGAATGAATCGGCTCCCATACTGGTCGGCACTGATGATAGATGAATATAGTTTTAGAAGCACGGCTAGCTTAAGTAGGTGAAAACCCAGAAGAACAAAATTTTATGATAcatacctaaactcaacaacgTGACCAACAATTTCTGAAAGTTCAAAACACCTGGCCTTGTTGCTTTTGAACTCTTCCAGTAGGGAGGACGCTAAGCTGTTCTCCATGTTATCCAAGTGATATGGTCCTATGACACCTCCTGCTATGTTTCTCATTCTACCAGGAAATCTCATATTATAATCACTATGCCTCATAGGACTACCGGGTCCTACCGGAGAGCCTGGAATAACTGGACTTGCTAAAGGACTACCAGGATATGATAAACCAACTCCAAATGCAGGATTTCCGTAATAGCCATGATGACCTGAACCACCGCTTTTGCTACTCAATGGGACCCCGTATTGAGATTTCTGAGGTAGCACGTTACCAAGATAAGCTTTCTGAAGCAAGTCCACATATGAATTACCCATATAGTTCCTGTCCAAGGAAGGATCATTAAGAGCAGCGAACTGCGCGGCATATTCAGCTGTCAAGTACTGAAGATACATAGGATCCACGAATTGATTTCCCATTCTGCTGAGAGTTTGCTCTGAGGTTGCAGCGCTTAAGTTAGATCCCCCCAACATTCGAGAGTCCAATCCAGGTACAGCCATCGCTGATGCTGCAGCAGCATTTCCAAATAAAGGTGGCAAATTATAGTTGCCAAGATGACTTGACATTGGACTGAGAGGATGACCACTTAAACCATAATTAGAGAAGGATGAATTTGGACTATCCAAATGCGGATATTGAGACAGTACGCCACCACCTCCACCATTCAATCCCGATGTTGGGGATCCTTTGAGGTATGAACTATTGGAATAAGCAGATTTGTGCAGATCACCTTGGGGGTCTGAGCTTCCATTGTGGCCAGTAACAGCGACAGAATAGGGTGCTTTTGCAGACTGAGCAGTAGAAGCCATATTAAACTGAGTGGATTCGGATTGCTTCAAGAAATCATGCTGCTTCGTGTTATTCTGTCCACCTGCAAAGATTGTGAGGATAGCATAAAAAACAAATAGAGACAATTACAGTCCCTTTCAGTGATCTAATTTACaaaatagccagcaaatgtataggttttaTATAGTAAGtataaacatcatataaatatacatatcgtatacataaatatatatatatatatatatacatatataatatacataaatcaGTGTATATTAtctgtatattttggctagcgcccGTAATTAATTTCAGCAGACTGGCCGAAAATGAAAAAAACCCAAACCAAATATCCTGTTCAATCCGAAAAATGATCTCATCTAACATACCATTAGATATATTCATGCCAGATAAAGCAGCAACAAGCTCTGCAGACTCTGTTCTGTGAGACGATGACACACCATTAAATGGATTTGGACTGCTAACACTTCTCTTCTCCCTCCCTCCACCAATAGGAGTGAGGGAAGGACTAGGAGCCCTCACAATGTGCTGGGGATCAGGAGTGGTACTTCTTGATAAGGCAGCAGCATATGAATAGGAAGCAGGCACCTCATCCGACCTTAAAGGTTTTGAAGAAGAGAGCTCGTGATGAAGATGAGAAAGCTCAGCTTCTGCTGAACCTATTGTATTATCACCACTTCCGTCAAAAGCATTTCGGCTAGCTGGGCGTGAAGGGTGAACAGGAGCAGGTGATACACGGCTGAAGTCATCCTGGATGAAACAGGGTTTAAAAACACATAAGATGATCATGTTACATTCTCTTTCCCGAGATTAAATGTAAAGGAAATTTCTCCTTGGTCAAAATAATAACAAATATCATCGCTCGGTTTTTAAAGGGGAGGGGAAAAGTAACACTACAAAAACAAATATCATGATAGGTGTATATATTGAttgaaactcaaaaaaaaaaaatggtaaaaagaaatgtCATTAGCAACAACAGCTTTAATGAATCAGATGCCAGGCAGCAGACAGATGTCTTGAGCCATAAGGTTCAGAAAAATGAATGAAAGGCATTTTCATACCAAGTAAACAAAGAAATGCAACAACATTTCTAGACTATTATTAATTGTTACATAAGTTAGCTCTTATCATGTGAATGCTACCGATATCATAAATGaactatatacacacacaaacatCCCAATATGAGGATCTTGTGTTGCTTATTAACTAAAGGGCGTTTCCAAACCAAATCAACAAGAAATGCAACATTCTCCCAGTTGATAAGAGTGCTTGCTTTTATTGGAGCACACCCGCACTATTATCAGGATCTTGATCGTTTATGCGCTAAAGGGTGTTTTTGCACCCAGTTAACAAAAAATGCAACATAGCAAGAGATGTT is drawn from Lycium barbarum isolate Lr01 chromosome 8, ASM1917538v2, whole genome shotgun sequence and contains these coding sequences:
- the LOC132605850 gene encoding pumilio homolog 2-like; this encodes MVSELGRRPMMGNNENSFGDEFETEIGMLLRDQRRQEADDREKELNMYRSGSAPPTVEGSLSAVGGLFNNNGFRSEEELRSDPAYLSYYYSNVNLNPRLPPPLMSKEDWRFSQRLQGGGSSAIGDRRKVNKNDNGSNGGRSSPFSMPPGFNNSKKAESENEADQLQGSVEWGGDGLIGLPGLGLGGKKKSIAEMFQDDFSRVSPAPVHPSRPASRNAFDGSGDNTIGSAEAELSHLHHELSSSKPLRSDEVPASYSYAAALSRSTTPDPQHIVRAPSPSLTPIGGGREKRSVSSPNPFNGVSSSHRTESAELVAALSGMNISNGGQNNTKQHDFLKQSESTQFNMASTAQSAKAPYSVAVTGHNGSSDPQGDLHKSAYSNSSYLKGSPTSGLNGGGGGVLSQYPHLDSPNSSFSNYGLSGHPLSPMSSHLGNYNLPPLFGNAAAASAMAVPGLDSRMLGGSNLSAATSEQTLSRMGNQFVDPMYLQYLTAEYAAQFAALNDPSLDRNYMGNSYVDLLQKAYLGNVLPQKSQYGVPLSSKSGGSGHHGYYGNPAFGVGLSYPGSPLASPVIPGSPVGPGSPMRHSDYNMRFPGRMRNIAGGVIGPYHLDNMENSLASSLLEEFKSNKARCFELSEIVGHVVEFSADQYGSRFIQQKLETATNEEKNMVFQEIFPQALTLMTDVFGNYVIQKFFEHGMAHQRRELAGILFGHVLTLSLQMYGCRVIQKAIEVVDVDQKIKMVEELDGHIMRCVRDQNGNHVIQKCIECVPEDHIQFIISTFFGQVITLSTHPYGCRVIQRVLEHCSDPETQSKVMEEILGSVSMLAQDQYGNYVVQHVLEHGKPHERTTIIQELAGKIVQMSQQKFASNVVEKCLTFCNSRERQLLVNEMLGTTDENEPLQAMMKDQFANYVVQKVLETCSDQQRELIMSRIKVHLNALKKYTYGKHIVARVEKLVAAGERRIAAQSPSPA